A DNA window from Pseudomonas sp. B21-056 contains the following coding sequences:
- a CDS encoding DUF637 domain-containing protein, which produces MDDRQPSAALKPRELFWGMPKRGLAFLLANVMLWQPMWAQADGIVVSAPGTSLGQAGNGVPIVNIAKPNGNGLSHNQFKDYNVGSNGVILNNATNPAQATQLGGIILGNPNLKGTAARVILNEVNGGSPSQLRGYTEVAGQSAHVIVANPYGITCNGCGFINTPKATLTTGKPIVENGQVSRYQVDQGSIAIEGAGLNANNVDRFEIITRSAKINAEIQAKNLTIVAGRNDVDAATLNATTRADDGSTKPQLAIDSSALGGMYAGAIKLVGTEAGVGVKLDGQMIASGGDIQLDANGHLSLAQTAAAGAVNVNAVSLDAQGPVYAGTALTVKTQGDLTSQNNLVARNSIHLDSGGTLRNNGIIEAGVNADNTRNTSGDITLTAKQLNNGGKTVAASHDLSVTTTDALNNQGGTLSGQRKTTVTANVVDNRNKGRILGNTEVNVKGDQVLNGSGGLINSQGTLQVTAGHLDNSAGELSSLNTATLVLGSLDNLTGLVMTGKQLDITATGAVNNQGGELSTQGLMTLKAGSLNNRDKGTVAANGNLVVTTTKGAINNANNGLIASRNAELKVTAASLDNAKGTLQGKGLVTVDIAGDIDNQVGSIIAQDANLNVFATNLDNRGGVLSSVKAALEARVTGVLKNGHDMNGQGGTIQAQGLTLDALAGLFNDGGRIAAQAGDAVLNTGSASFDNSNGGLYASGKVKLDALNLDNSSGQISAGQIDLNLNGTLDNTQGIIEGDSSLDVLAASLVNHNGQLRTLGRNSTTVFSIGGLFDNSNGTLETVSSDVGFTLGSLNNQSGKLRHIGAGAFGLNLTQLGAVGGSLVTYGTLVLDADSWTNSTSIQAEHLTVNVDHLTQTATGQLLSANSFTGTGIDWRNDGLIGSDGLIDVQLTGQYAGNGRLSSLGTLGLRAALIDLEKNASIAGGAATTVHADGVFNNRGRVTSAAGVNVTAQGINNYGTLGGAGLLSVGTGALRNENGLIFSGADMALKVDSLTNLNADIYSLGNLSIDRDGLGTLASSIVNSSGSLQSDGDMSLAASTIENVRTVLNTNDAGIYTASIREIACIEGVNAGDCSGGKENHVWQIIQRDKFEVTEASAGSSITSGGNLNIQAKSLTNQSSTIGAGGTLTARLDSLDNIGIETHDTETSRTFMSERTRNPGGWRTLANNFTNKYWFQSPGYNPANLGGLEADMSRFIGTTERELLQFGSSRALSHDTQTYAAIIQSGGPVDVRVQGVADNRVIRGGYNYVGAGPRTDTGADGAFSTRITVNQQLPPNLAQQQVNPVTLPGFDLPTGQNGLFRLNEGNGTPTQSSGLIQVRGLPDRSFQANPQKYLIETNPALTDMRRFMSSDYLLSNLGYNPDDAAKRLGDGFYEQRLIQQAVIARTGQRFLDGQTSDEGMFKYLMNNAIASKDALNLSLGVSLTGEQVAALTHDIVWMENQTVNGQQVLVPVLYLANANHRLAANGALIQGSDVTLIAGKNLNNAGTLRASNNLVATANDSLVNSGLLEAGNRLDALASNNLTNRAGGVISGRDVSVVALTGDVINERTVTTHESSSGYRTERTDFIDSAARIEAANNLTVGAGRDINNVGGVLKSGNDTILDAKRDVNLVAAERITNGTRGRHRDEDIKQYGSSLEAGRDLTANAGRDLNVVASQIDAKRDIAMAATSSLILASAADEQHSYSKSKKVTRQEDHVDQVSSTVTAGGRVALSAGQDLTLVSSKVKAEQEAYLVAGRKLELLAAQNYHYSLYDMKKKGGWGSKKTQRDEVTDVRHIGSEIATGGDLILLSGDDQRYQAAKLTSGNDLTLQSGGSITFEGVKNLNQESHTKSDSSLAWNSMKGKGHTDETLIQSQLQAHGNLAIKAADGLHIDVKHINQKTVSQTIDAMVKADPKLAWLKEAEQRGDVDWRLIKETHESFKYSHSSLGQGAMLAIIIIVTVLTAGTGTAATVGASAGTAASGAAAAAGASAATAATVGAAASAAATASFSAAVAQTAVSTINNKGNLGATFKDVFSSESLKGYVIAGITAGFTKGVIDPALGGNTVPFNNLTKGFDLNTLQGVGGFALHAGAQGVASGVIKTAINGGSFGENLGDGLIYQAGNVAAATTFNFVGGYAQDHWQAAKNSGDVTGMAMWAEGGVARTAMHALAGGAISSATGGDFKTGAIAAGASQAMAQALNTTFDTQPDLRQAFSQVVGLTAAGLAGGDVEKASWVALMADEYNRQLHQKETVALEKLQKESPEKAYELKAAACALVHCSASVPVDDPHYQDVKALEADGKGFQDAQGKLFATGAFDEYSNWDRVNDDLLLNDKEARESALTSRAVIGAMTAAAGFGGAIAGTPACVTGVGCAIPAFSGLAGAAAFADGWQATGQLFAPYDYTQGSKVLASFSSATYPGDVNPLRDYGTEAAKAALEIALLKGVGKYLDGSGASVLVSGVKGGGAKPTGTTDIAYGEMGPFVPQLSRYEDRIKLTPINGGSWSGARGESKFVFDNPELKAILPDGIAYKNGYPDFSPVAVQEIRLPGLISTNRDSNFRAANQMLASKLGVKESDVALFMREQKYTWHEVEDMRTMQLVPSFIHTGKVGSMDFGVKYGHLGGVAEKNLLEGLKK; this is translated from the coding sequence ATGGACGACCGCCAACCCTCTGCTGCCCTGAAACCCCGCGAGCTGTTCTGGGGCATGCCCAAGCGTGGGTTGGCGTTCCTGCTGGCGAACGTCATGCTCTGGCAACCGATGTGGGCCCAGGCCGACGGCATCGTCGTCAGCGCACCGGGCACCAGCCTCGGCCAGGCGGGCAACGGCGTGCCCATCGTCAATATCGCCAAGCCCAACGGCAATGGTCTGTCCCACAACCAGTTCAAGGACTACAACGTCGGCAGCAACGGCGTCATCCTCAACAACGCCACCAACCCCGCCCAAGCCACGCAACTGGGCGGAATCATCCTTGGCAACCCGAACCTCAAGGGCACGGCCGCCCGGGTCATTCTCAACGAAGTCAACGGCGGCAGCCCCAGCCAATTACGCGGTTACACCGAAGTGGCGGGGCAGTCGGCCCATGTCATCGTCGCCAACCCCTATGGCATCACCTGTAACGGCTGCGGTTTCATCAACACCCCGAAGGCGACCCTGACCACTGGCAAACCCATTGTTGAAAACGGCCAGGTGAGTCGCTACCAGGTCGACCAGGGCAGCATCGCTATCGAAGGTGCGGGCCTCAACGCCAACAACGTCGACCGCTTCGAAATCATCACCCGCAGCGCCAAGATCAACGCCGAGATCCAGGCGAAAAACCTGACCATCGTCGCCGGCCGCAACGACGTCGACGCCGCCACACTCAACGCCACCACCCGCGCCGATGACGGCAGCACCAAACCGCAACTGGCCATCGACTCCTCGGCGCTGGGCGGCATGTACGCAGGCGCCATCAAACTGGTAGGCACCGAGGCCGGTGTCGGCGTGAAGCTGGACGGTCAGATGATCGCCAGCGGCGGTGACATCCAGCTCGACGCCAACGGCCATTTGAGCCTGGCCCAGACGGCTGCCGCCGGCGCCGTCAACGTCAACGCTGTCAGTCTCGATGCCCAAGGACCGGTCTATGCCGGCACCGCATTGACGGTGAAAACCCAAGGCGACCTGACCAGCCAGAACAACCTGGTGGCCCGCAACAGCATTCATCTGGACAGCGGCGGCACCCTCCGCAACAACGGAATCATCGAAGCCGGGGTCAATGCGGATAACACGCGCAATACCAGCGGCGACATCACCCTCACTGCAAAACAACTGAACAACGGCGGCAAAACGGTCGCTGCCAGCCACGACCTGAGCGTCACCACCACTGATGCACTGAACAACCAGGGCGGCACCCTCAGCGGGCAGCGCAAGACCACGGTCACGGCCAACGTTGTCGATAACCGCAACAAAGGTCGCATCCTGGGCAACACCGAGGTGAACGTTAAGGGCGATCAAGTACTCAACGGCAGCGGCGGCCTGATCAATAGCCAGGGCACCTTGCAGGTGACGGCGGGCCATCTGGACAACAGCGCCGGTGAACTGTCGAGCCTGAACACCGCGACGCTGGTACTCGGCAGCCTGGACAACCTCACCGGCCTGGTGATGACCGGCAAGCAGCTGGATATCACGGCGACCGGCGCCGTCAACAACCAGGGCGGCGAACTGTCGACCCAGGGCCTGATGACCCTCAAGGCGGGAAGCCTGAACAATCGCGACAAGGGCACCGTCGCCGCCAACGGCAATCTGGTCGTGACTACCACGAAAGGGGCGATCAACAACGCCAACAATGGCCTGATTGCCAGTCGCAACGCCGAGCTGAAGGTGACCGCCGCCAGCCTGGACAACGCCAAGGGCACGCTGCAAGGCAAAGGCCTGGTGACGGTCGATATCGCCGGCGACATCGATAACCAGGTCGGCTCGATCATCGCCCAGGACGCGAACCTGAATGTCTTTGCGACCAATCTGGACAACCGCGGCGGTGTACTGTCCAGCGTCAAGGCCGCCTTGGAGGCGCGTGTCACTGGCGTGCTGAAAAACGGCCATGACATGAACGGCCAGGGCGGCACGATCCAGGCGCAAGGCCTGACCCTCGACGCCCTCGCCGGGCTGTTCAACGACGGCGGACGCATCGCGGCGCAGGCTGGGGATGCCGTGCTCAATACCGGTAGCGCCAGTTTCGACAACAGCAACGGCGGCCTCTATGCCAGCGGCAAGGTGAAGCTCGACGCGCTGAACCTGGACAACAGCAGCGGCCAGATCAGCGCCGGGCAGATCGATCTCAACCTCAACGGTACCCTGGACAACACCCAGGGCATCATCGAAGGCGACAGCAGCCTGGATGTCCTCGCGGCCAGCCTCGTCAATCACAATGGCCAACTGCGCACCCTGGGCCGTAACAGCACCACCGTGTTCTCCATCGGCGGCCTGTTCGACAACAGCAACGGCACCCTGGAAACCGTCAGCAGTGACGTCGGCTTCACCCTCGGCAGCCTGAACAACCAGAGCGGCAAGCTGCGCCACATCGGTGCCGGCGCATTCGGCCTGAACCTCACGCAATTGGGCGCGGTCGGCGGCAGCCTGGTGACCTACGGCACCCTCGTACTCGACGCCGACAGCTGGACCAACAGCACCTCGATCCAGGCTGAACACCTCACCGTCAACGTCGACCACCTGACCCAGACCGCCACCGGCCAGTTGCTCAGCGCCAACAGTTTCACCGGCACCGGGATCGACTGGCGCAACGATGGCCTGATCGGTAGCGACGGCCTGATCGATGTGCAGCTCACCGGCCAATACGCGGGTAACGGCCGCTTGAGCAGCCTGGGTACCTTGGGTCTCAGGGCCGCGTTGATCGATCTGGAAAAGAACGCCAGCATTGCCGGCGGCGCAGCCACCACCGTGCACGCCGATGGCGTCTTCAATAACCGTGGCCGCGTGACCTCGGCGGCGGGTGTGAATGTCACGGCGCAGGGCATCAACAACTACGGCACCCTGGGCGGCGCCGGATTGCTGAGTGTTGGCACCGGTGCATTGCGCAACGAAAACGGCCTGATCTTCAGCGGCGCCGACATGGCCCTGAAGGTCGACAGCCTGACCAACCTCAACGCCGACATCTACAGCCTGGGCAACCTGAGCATCGACCGCGACGGCCTGGGCACATTGGCTTCCAGCATCGTCAACAGCTCCGGTTCGCTGCAAAGCGACGGCGACATGAGCCTGGCCGCCAGCACGATTGAAAACGTGCGAACTGTGTTGAACACCAACGACGCCGGCATCTACACCGCGTCGATCAGGGAAATCGCCTGCATTGAAGGCGTCAACGCCGGGGATTGCAGCGGCGGCAAGGAAAACCACGTCTGGCAGATTATCCAGCGTGACAAGTTCGAAGTGACCGAGGCCTCGGCCGGGTCGAGCATCACCTCCGGCGGCAACCTGAATATCCAGGCCAAGAGCCTGACCAACCAAAGCAGCACCATCGGCGCGGGCGGCACCCTCACCGCCAGACTCGATAGCCTGGACAACATCGGCATCGAAACCCACGACACCGAAACCTCGCGCACCTTCATGTCCGAGCGCACGCGCAACCCCGGCGGCTGGCGTACCCTCGCCAACAATTTCACCAACAAATACTGGTTCCAGAGCCCCGGCTACAACCCTGCCAACCTCGGCGGCCTGGAAGCTGACATGAGCCGCTTCATCGGCACGACCGAACGCGAACTACTGCAATTCGGCAGCAGCCGGGCCCTGTCCCACGATACCCAGACCTACGCCGCCATCATCCAGTCCGGCGGCCCCGTCGACGTCCGCGTCCAGGGCGTTGCCGACAACCGAGTCATCCGTGGTGGCTACAATTACGTCGGCGCCGGCCCGCGCACCGACACGGGCGCCGATGGCGCATTCTCAACCCGCATCACCGTCAACCAACAGCTACCGCCAAACCTCGCCCAGCAGCAGGTCAACCCGGTAACCCTGCCCGGCTTCGACCTGCCCACTGGCCAGAACGGCCTGTTCCGCCTGAACGAAGGCAACGGCACTCCGACCCAAAGCAGCGGCCTGATCCAAGTACGCGGCCTGCCGGACCGCTCGTTCCAGGCCAACCCACAGAAATACCTGATCGAAACCAACCCGGCGCTGACCGACATGCGCCGGTTCATGAGCTCGGATTACCTGCTGTCCAACCTGGGCTACAACCCGGACGACGCGGCCAAACGCCTGGGCGACGGTTTTTACGAACAACGCCTGATCCAGCAAGCCGTCATCGCCCGCACCGGCCAGCGTTTCCTCGACGGCCAGACCTCTGACGAAGGCATGTTCAAGTACCTGATGAACAACGCTATCGCCAGCAAGGACGCGCTCAACCTGTCCTTGGGCGTAAGCCTGACCGGCGAACAGGTCGCGGCGCTGACCCACGACATCGTCTGGATGGAAAACCAGACAGTGAACGGCCAGCAGGTGCTGGTGCCGGTGCTTTACCTGGCGAACGCCAACCATCGGCTGGCGGCGAATGGGGCGTTGATCCAGGGCAGCGATGTCACGTTGATTGCCGGCAAGAACCTGAACAACGCTGGGACGTTGCGGGCGTCGAATAACCTTGTTGCTACGGCGAATGACAGCCTGGTCAACAGTGGGTTGTTGGAGGCGGGGAATCGGCTGGATGCGTTGGCGAGTAACAATCTCACTAACCGGGCGGGTGGGGTTATTTCTGGCCGAGATGTCAGCGTTGTTGCCCTGACGGGCGACGTGATCAACGAGCGCACCGTCACCACTCACGAAAGCAGCAGCGGCTATCGCACCGAGCGCACCGACTTCATCGACAGCGCCGCCCGTATCGAGGCTGCCAACAACCTCACCGTCGGCGCCGGGCGCGACATCAACAACGTTGGTGGTGTGCTGAAAAGTGGCAACGACACCATTCTCGACGCCAAACGCGACGTCAATCTCGTCGCCGCCGAACGCATCACCAACGGCACCCGCGGCCGTCATCGCGACGAAGACATCAAGCAATACGGCTCCAGCCTTGAGGCCGGTCGCGACCTGACCGCCAACGCCGGACGCGACCTCAACGTCGTCGCCAGCCAGATCGATGCCAAACGCGACATCGCCATGGCCGCCACGAGCAGCTTGATCCTGGCCTCGGCGGCGGATGAACAGCACTCCTACAGCAAGAGCAAAAAGGTCACCCGTCAGGAAGATCACGTCGATCAGGTGTCTTCGACCGTGACTGCTGGGGGCCGCGTTGCGCTGAGTGCCGGACAGGATCTGACGCTGGTGTCCAGCAAGGTGAAGGCTGAGCAGGAAGCCTATCTGGTGGCGGGGCGCAAGCTTGAGCTGTTGGCTGCGCAGAACTACCACTATTCGCTGTATGACATGAAGAAGAAGGGCGGATGGGGGAGTAAGAAGACGCAGCGTGACGAGGTGACTGATGTAAGGCATATCGGCAGTGAGATCGCTACCGGGGGCGATTTGATATTGCTCAGTGGAGATGATCAGCGTTATCAGGCGGCCAAACTGACAAGTGGAAATGACCTGACTTTGCAGAGTGGCGGTTCGATTACCTTCGAAGGCGTCAAGAACCTTAATCAGGAAAGCCACACAAAGAGCGATTCCAGCCTGGCCTGGAACTCGATGAAGGGTAAAGGTCACACCGACGAGACGCTGATTCAGAGCCAGTTGCAGGCTCATGGGAACTTGGCAATCAAAGCCGCCGATGGCTTGCACATCGACGTTAAACACATCAATCAGAAAACCGTCAGTCAGACCATCGACGCCATGGTCAAGGCTGATCCGAAGCTGGCGTGGCTCAAGGAAGCCGAGCAGCGTGGCGATGTGGATTGGCGGTTGATCAAGGAAACTCACGAGTCGTTTAAATACAGCCACTCGAGCTTGGGCCAGGGCGCGATGTTGGCGATCATTATCATCGTTACCGTGCTGACGGCTGGTACAGGAACCGCGGCGACTGTAGGCGCATCTGCCGGCACCGCAGCTTCCGGGGCGGCAGCGGCGGCCGGTGCATCGGCTGCCACGGCAGCGACTGTAGGTGCTGCTGCATCGGCCGCCGCAACGGCGAGTTTTTCAGCAGCAGTGGCGCAAACTGCGGTCAGCACAATCAATAACAAGGGTAATTTGGGCGCGACCTTCAAGGATGTCTTTTCATCAGAAAGCTTGAAGGGCTATGTCATTGCTGGGATCACGGCCGGTTTTACTAAGGGCGTTATCGACCCCGCGCTTGGTGGCAATACAGTGCCGTTCAATAACCTCACAAAAGGTTTTGATTTAAATACGCTTCAAGGCGTTGGTGGTTTTGCACTGCATGCCGGGGCTCAAGGTGTTGCGAGCGGTGTCATCAAAACAGCCATCAATGGAGGGAGTTTCGGCGAGAACCTCGGTGACGGGTTGATTTATCAGGCGGGTAACGTCGCAGCCGCCACAACATTCAACTTTGTCGGTGGTTATGCGCAAGACCATTGGCAGGCTGCGAAGAACTCCGGTGATGTTACGGGCATGGCCATGTGGGCCGAAGGTGGCGTTGCTCGTACCGCCATGCACGCATTGGCGGGAGGGGCGATTTCCAGCGCAACGGGTGGAGACTTCAAGACCGGCGCTATCGCGGCAGGTGCCAGTCAAGCCATGGCTCAAGCTCTCAACACCACCTTCGATACACAACCTGATCTACGGCAGGCGTTTTCTCAGGTTGTCGGTTTGACGGCCGCCGGACTTGCTGGCGGTGACGTCGAGAAAGCCTCATGGGTTGCGTTGATGGCTGACGAATACAACCGTCAGCTTCACCAGAAAGAAACAGTTGCGCTTGAAAAGCTGCAAAAGGAATCACCAGAAAAAGCGTATGAACTTAAAGCTGCTGCGTGTGCTTTGGTTCATTGCTCTGCTTCGGTTCCTGTGGATGATCCTCACTACCAAGACGTTAAAGCACTTGAAGCGGACGGGAAGGGTTTCCAGGATGCTCAGGGTAAGCTTTTCGCTACCGGTGCCTTCGACGAATATTCGAACTGGGATCGAGTCAATGATGATCTGCTGCTTAATGATAAGGAAGCCAGGGAATCAGCCCTCACGAGCCGAGCGGTAATCGGCGCGATGACTGCCGCCGCAGGATTTGGCGGCGCAATAGCCGGCACGCCGGCTTGTGTCACCGGTGTCGGTTGCGCTATACCAGCCTTCTCCGGTTTAGCAGGTGCGGCGGCGTTTGCTGATGGGTGGCAGGCCACCGGGCAGCTGTTTGCTCCCTACGACTACACTCAAGGAAGCAAGGTTCTCGCGTCCTTCAGTAGTGCTACCTACCCGGGTGACGTAAACCCGCTTCGTGACTATGGAACAGAGGCCGCCAAGGCTGCGTTGGAAATAGCGCTGCTCAAGGGGGTGGGGAAGTATCTGGATGGGAGTGGGGCTTCGGTCCTGGTTTCGGGGGTTAAGGGGGGTGGGGCAAAACCAACTGGGACCACCGATATAGCCTACGGGGAGATGGGGCCTTTTGTACCTCAGCTCAGTCGGTATGAAGATCGAATTAAACTGACGCCAATTAACGGAGGCTCGTGGTCAGGAGCCAGAGGTGAATCAAAATTTGTATTCGATAACCCTGAGCTAAAGGCAATTTTACCTGATGGGATTGCGTATAAAAATGGCTACCCGGACTTCTCTCCCGTTGCTGTGCAAGAAATTAGGCTTCCGGGGCTGATATCTACAAATCGAGACTCTAATTTTCGTGCTGCAAATCAGATGCTGGCTAGTAAGCTTGGTGTGAAAGAGTCTGATGTGGCTCTCTTTATGAGAGAGCAGAAATATACATGGCATGAAGTTGAAGATATGCGAACGATGCAGTTGGTTCCCTCGTTTATCCATACTGGCAAGGTTGGTTCGATGGATTTTGGTGTAAAGTATGGTCATTTGGGCGGAGTGGCCGAGAAAAATTTGTTGGAGGGGCTTAAAAAATGA
- a CDS encoding histidine phosphatase family protein: MELRLSFFGLTRSIETSRFARYRNAAVVLASALLVFPLTLWLLSPAALPDLAHGNLAGARSLADGWAKGEMIVLVRHVERCDHAKAACLNDPSGITDRARAVAVGLGARFEQLGLDNADIYNSPTTRTAQTAGYMFNKVSAGDDWLINCRHDLLRNALAHKVAGRNLILVTHSECMQAMETALKRPTSTFGYGASLFVSTAKPQAPRLLGFIEASDWRSVTFQ; the protein is encoded by the coding sequence GTGGAACTGAGACTGAGTTTTTTCGGCCTGACGCGCTCGATCGAGACAAGCCGGTTTGCCCGATACCGAAACGCCGCAGTCGTCCTGGCCTCGGCGCTGCTGGTGTTTCCGTTGACTCTCTGGTTGCTGAGCCCGGCGGCGTTGCCGGACCTGGCCCATGGCAACCTCGCCGGGGCCCGGAGCCTGGCCGACGGTTGGGCCAAGGGCGAGATGATCGTGCTGGTGCGCCATGTCGAGCGGTGCGATCACGCCAAGGCGGCGTGCCTGAATGATCCTTCTGGCATCACTGACCGGGCCCGTGCCGTCGCCGTTGGTCTCGGTGCCCGGTTCGAGCAACTGGGCCTGGACAATGCCGACATCTACAACAGCCCGACCACCCGCACAGCCCAAACGGCGGGATACATGTTCAACAAGGTGAGCGCTGGCGACGATTGGTTGATCAATTGCCGGCATGACCTGTTGCGCAATGCCTTGGCCCACAAAGTGGCCGGGCGCAATCTGATCCTCGTTACCCATAGCGAATGCATGCAGGCAATGGAAACCGCGCTCAAGCGACCGACCTCGACGTTTGGTTATGGTGCGTCGCTGTTTGTTTCCACCGCCAAGCCACAAGCGCCTCGGTTGCTCGGTTTTATCGAAGCGTCTGACTGGCGCTCGGTGACGTTTCAGTAA
- a CDS encoding ShlB/FhaC/HecB family hemolysin secretion/activation protein — protein MFPPALWARLCLALLWLSSLTPAHAAPTPGETDLIRERQNRLLEEQRRRLEELKDLPGQEAKPTQPTAPADTRCFPIKTIELKGADSLSASERERLLKPYLGQCLGVPQLNELLKAITDHYIEKGLVTSRAYLPQQDLSSGHLQVLVVEGRLEGLKGAENSKLSDRELAMAFPGKTGELVNLREIEQMVDQLNRLPSNQAKMELTPGQNVGGSEVLVKNTPQKPWRVGLSRSNDGQHSTGEQQWGTRFEWDSPLGLADQLMLRGGHDAMSDHQHTSRNAMLYYNVPWGWWNVSYTYSQSEYRSQIAANGFNFKQTGDSQNHQLRVERVIHRDAVSKTSLNTGLAYLRSNNFIEDSKLSGSSNRISEVQFGVNHGRRVGNAFVNLDLGMQQGIGAFDAQGDHDPGPGLPNARYRKYTATVSYLQPFQLWGESFSFSSLMTGQRSEDALFGPQRMSLGGESSIRGYKDQSLAGDSGGYWRNDLRWSRPVTLEWLRPVFAEYGTSLGYDQGVIRGNHYNKEPNGRMSSNSLELFARGEHLSASVTFAHSLERPDALTEREAPIYFRIDVSI, from the coding sequence ATGTTTCCACCCGCCCTTTGGGCGAGGTTGTGCCTGGCTTTGCTGTGGCTGTCTTCGCTTACTCCGGCTCATGCCGCCCCCACTCCCGGTGAAACCGACCTGATCCGCGAGCGCCAGAATCGTTTGCTCGAAGAGCAGCGCCGGCGTCTGGAAGAACTCAAGGACTTGCCCGGTCAGGAGGCCAAGCCGACCCAGCCGACCGCGCCGGCCGATACCCGTTGCTTCCCCATCAAGACCATTGAACTCAAAGGCGCCGACAGCCTTTCCGCCAGCGAGCGCGAGCGTCTGCTCAAACCCTACCTCGGCCAATGCCTGGGCGTGCCCCAGCTCAATGAGCTGCTCAAGGCCATCACCGACCACTACATCGAGAAAGGCCTGGTCACCAGCCGTGCCTACTTGCCGCAGCAGGACCTGTCCAGCGGGCACCTACAGGTGCTGGTGGTCGAGGGACGCCTCGAAGGCTTGAAAGGCGCCGAGAACAGCAAACTGTCGGACCGTGAATTGGCGATGGCGTTTCCCGGCAAGACCGGCGAGTTGGTCAACCTGCGGGAAATCGAGCAGATGGTCGACCAGCTCAATCGCCTGCCGTCGAACCAGGCGAAGATGGAGCTGACCCCCGGCCAGAACGTCGGCGGCAGTGAAGTGCTGGTTAAAAATACCCCGCAGAAGCCCTGGCGCGTCGGCCTGTCCCGCAGCAACGACGGCCAGCACAGCACCGGCGAGCAGCAGTGGGGTACCCGCTTCGAGTGGGACAGCCCACTGGGCCTGGCCGATCAGTTGATGCTGCGTGGCGGGCATGACGCGATGAGCGATCACCAGCACACCTCGCGCAACGCCATGCTCTATTACAACGTGCCCTGGGGCTGGTGGAACGTCAGCTACACCTACAGCCAGAGCGAGTACCGCTCGCAGATCGCGGCCAATGGTTTCAACTTCAAGCAGACCGGCGACAGTCAGAATCATCAACTGCGGGTCGAGCGGGTGATTCATCGCGACGCCGTGAGCAAAACCTCCCTCAACACGGGGCTGGCTTACCTGCGCAGCAACAACTTCATCGAAGATAGCAAACTCAGCGGCAGCAGCAATCGCATCAGCGAGGTGCAGTTCGGCGTCAACCACGGCCGTCGGGTCGGCAATGCCTTCGTCAACCTGGACCTGGGCATGCAGCAAGGCATCGGCGCCTTCGATGCCCAGGGCGACCATGACCCGGGACCCGGGCTGCCGAACGCGCGCTACCGCAAATACACCGCCACCGTCAGCTATTTGCAGCCGTTCCAGCTATGGGGTGAGTCCTTCAGCTTCAGCAGCCTGATGACCGGGCAGCGCAGCGAGGATGCGCTGTTCGGGCCGCAGCGCATGAGCCTGGGCGGGGAGTCTTCGATTCGGGGTTACAAGGACCAGTCGCTGGCCGGCGACAGCGGCGGCTACTGGCGCAACGACCTGCGCTGGAGTCGCCCGGTAACCCTGGAATGGTTGCGCCCGGTGTTCGCCGAGTACGGCACCAGCCTGGGCTATGACCAGGGCGTAATACGCGGTAATCACTACAACAAAGAACCGAACGGGCGCATGTCGAGCAACTCCCTGGAGTTGTTTGCCCGCGGCGAGCACCTGAGCGCCAGTGTCACTTTTGCCCACTCCCTGGAACGCCCGGATGCCCTGACCGAGCGTGAAGCGCCGATCTACTTCCGCATAGACGTATCTATTTAA
- a CDS encoding phosphatase PAP2 family protein, with protein MLTSARARFYGLNLGVPLLCAAVVFLLFDMTRIDIAISDFFYDPLQQVFPLEHVHLFEKITHKWARVIPNWTGEVAIIGALLSFFWPLFKPEKRPGLLRLLDTLRLSEPLRFAHKHRRDFLYVVFAFSLSTGVIHYLKGHTSVYCPVETTQYAGKIEHKEWYQNFDLLKVAGDGRCWPGGHASGGFTMLALYFVARRYRWRHSKALMYGALVLGFVYGTTRVLQGWHYMSHTFWAGIFVWLSCWVMALAFYGRTALEQPLSTRASLKGPDGLSELGDAQPSA; from the coding sequence ATGCTGACGTCTGCTCGCGCCCGTTTCTACGGGCTCAATCTTGGAGTCCCACTGCTCTGTGCCGCCGTGGTGTTCCTGCTGTTCGACATGACCCGCATCGACATCGCCATCAGCGATTTCTTCTACGACCCGCTGCAGCAGGTGTTTCCGTTGGAACATGTGCACTTGTTCGAGAAAATCACCCATAAGTGGGCCAGGGTCATTCCGAACTGGACCGGCGAGGTGGCCATTATCGGTGCACTGTTGTCGTTTTTCTGGCCCCTATTCAAGCCGGAAAAACGCCCCGGACTGCTTCGTCTACTGGACACGCTCAGGCTGAGCGAGCCGCTGCGTTTTGCCCACAAGCATCGTCGAGATTTCCTCTACGTCGTCTTCGCTTTTTCCCTCAGTACCGGGGTCATTCATTACCTCAAGGGCCACACCAGTGTGTACTGCCCGGTGGAAACCACCCAATACGCCGGCAAGATCGAACACAAAGAGTGGTATCAGAATTTCGACCTGCTGAAAGTCGCCGGTGACGGCCGCTGCTGGCCCGGCGGTCATGCTTCCGGTGGCTTCACCATGCTGGCGCTGTATTTCGTCGCACGCCGCTATCGCTGGCGTCACTCGAAAGCGCTGATGTATGGAGCGCTGGTCCTGGGGTTTGTCTATGGCACAACGCGAGTCCTACAGGGTTGGCACTACATGTCCCACACCTTTTGGGCTGGGATCTTCGTCTGGTTGAGTTGTTGGGTGATGGCATTGGCTTTCTATGGGCGAACGGCCTTGGAACAACCTTTATCCACCAGGGCTTCATTGAAGGGGCCGGATGGCCTGTCTGAGCTCGGTGACGCACAGCCCTCCGCTTGA